The sequence below is a genomic window from Myxocyprinus asiaticus isolate MX2 ecotype Aquarium Trade chromosome 9, UBuf_Myxa_2, whole genome shotgun sequence.
TGAAAAATCCTTTTCACCCTCTGTTGAAGAAACACAGCCATTTACCATCCCCCTCAGGCCTTACGCATGGAGCAGGTACTCGGGATGTGAAATCAGACAGCTGGTTCAGCACACCCTGAACCATCACCAATCTCTGGATCTGGAGCGGCCTTCTCCACCAACCTATTACAATAACCGCATGGTCGAGCCCTCACTTTTCACTGAACGAGGATCTGGAGAGGGTATTTACAGCAGTTATGGCTCCACTGACACACTATTCGAGCATGCAACTTCCTCTGGACTTTATGATGACAGAAGCCTACTTGGAAAAGGAGCCGAGGTGAAGGCCATCTCTAATGTGATGTGTAGTAGTCTCCTGCTAAATGGCAcctacaaatgtgtaaaatgcagCAAGGTAATGTAATCTAACTATCATAAATAGGTTGCTctgatttttcaaaatcacattaATTAGGATTTTATTAGTTAAACTTTGTCTTGTCTGCTCCACAGGTGTTTTCTACACCACATGGCTTGGAAGTTCACGTCCGGAGGTCTCATAGTGGAACAAGACCTTTTGCTTGTGACATCTGTGGGAAAACTTTCGGCCATGTGGTCAGTCTGGAGCAACACAGAGCTGTTCACTCACAGGTATAATGTGATTGAATTTAGTTGTTATTTTTAAGGAAACCGTTCACTATGTGTAAATATGCTGATTGAAACCCAATTAATGTGATGAATGTAAAGAttagtaataataaaaacacgTCTTTCTTCCATAGGAAAGAAGCTTTGATTGTAAAATCTGCGGGAAAAGTTTTAAAAGATCATCCACTCTGTCCACTCATCTTCTTATACACTCTGATACACGACCCTACCCGTGCCAGTACTGTGGAAAAAGGTTTCATCAGAAATCAGATATGAAGAAACACACATTCATCCACACAGGTAAACAAAATCATTGATTGGAGTGCATGATGACGTGTTACACCATAccattttttcattttcagttttctgtAGTCAGATGTGTGGaggactgcaaaaaaaaaaaaaaaagaaaaaaaaagaaagaaaaaaaaaattaagttggaTGTGTCTTGATATATAGATCAAAAGTTGATATATAAATTTTGTCTCACAGGGGAAAAGCCACACAAATGTCAAGTGTGTGGGAAAGCTTTCAGTCAGAGTTCCAATCTGATAACGCACAGTCGAAAACACACTGGATTCAAACCGTTTGGATGTGACCTCTGTGAAAAAGGCTTCCAGCGCAAGGTCGATTTAAGAAGACACAAGGAAACACAACACGGACTGAAGTGAGGAAACATGCCTTTATGGACCCATGACTTTACCAAACACTATTATACAACCCACTGGAACATTCATAAGCTTTTTCATTTTAACAGGCTACAAATGCTATTCATTAAACTTTAAATCAGTGTTTGAAAGTAGGTGACTAATAGTTTACATTAGTTGTAGAGGGCTGTTTATGCTTTGTGAGAGTTGCCTACGAGTCAGCAGCAGGCCAGCAGGTCTGGCAGCTTTCATGACGATGTTGTACAGCCTATCACAGGATATCTCGACCCAAATCAATAGCCCGCTGCAAAAACTTGCCAGGCATCGTGTCTGAACCCTAAATATTATCACCAAAATAATCAAGGAAGAAATATAAGCGCCGCGAGAAAGGACACTGTAGGTTATCACCCAGAATATCAGCTGAAGGAGAGAAAAATCACCGCATCTCAAAAGAATGTCACTTTGTTTTCAATGCTCCAAAGGGAATGGTGGCAAAACAAGCACTACAACAGACTGCGTGAT
It includes:
- the LOC127446361 gene encoding zinc finger protein Gfi-1-like; protein product: MPRSFLVKSKKAHSYHQPRSLEDDYNRLDTILAHICAESKTSDERECCTDALTSDTTGACSPDSHLVDPADLSSKSPLSCGGSLCDTSSDYDDFWRPPSPSASLGESEKSFSPSVEETQPFTIPLRPYAWSRYSGCEIRQLVQHTLNHHQSLDLERPSPPTYYNNRMVEPSLFTERGSGEGIYSSYGSTDTLFEHATSSGLYDDRSLLGKGAEVKAISNVMCSSLLLNGTYKCVKCSKVFSTPHGLEVHVRRSHSGTRPFACDICGKTFGHVVSLEQHRAVHSQERSFDCKICGKSFKRSSTLSTHLLIHSDTRPYPCQYCGKRFHQKSDMKKHTFIHTGEKPHKCQVCGKAFSQSSNLITHSRKHTGFKPFGCDLCEKGFQRKVDLRRHKETQHGLK